A stretch of Gasterosteus aculeatus chromosome 4, fGasAcu3.hap1.1, whole genome shotgun sequence DNA encodes these proteins:
- the LOC144406239 gene encoding uncharacterized protein LOC144406239 isoform X2 produces the protein MKYKNIIQSANRKKAEARKTGGGPAPPPLTNAEEMALSLNAGRPMAEGIPGGTSSEPVTPEDLSAFIKYSDGKISLLEPPVPTEPQAVDDGDEETVSAATEMPTESVEEQQEDGPSTSGAQMNTVQ, from the exons atgaaatataaaaacataattcaatcag ccaacagaaagaaggcagaggctCGCAAAACGGGGGGAGGAcctgcaccaccacctctgACAAATGCAGAGGAGATGGCCCTGAGCCTGAATGCTGGAAGGCCAATGGCTGAGGGAATTCCTGGAGGGACTTCATCAGAGCCAGTCACTCCAGAAGATTTAAGTGCCTTCATAAAAT ATTCTGATGGTAAAATTAGTCTTTTGGAGCCTCCTGTCCCAACAGAACCACAGGCAGTT GATGATGGGGATGAAGAAACAGTTTCTGCTGCCACAGAGATGCCTACAGAG AGTGTGGAAGAACAGCAAGAGGATGGTCCATCAACTTCTGGTGCACAGATGAACACAgttcagtga